The Sorangiineae bacterium MSr11367 genome window below encodes:
- a CDS encoding DUF507 family protein, with translation MAPVPRRVKEGYCARMRLFSGRVAPIAAEVVRILIAAGDIETESPKEVQADVEAVLRSYLAAERDVNDRTKELLERTGRSMNDFGRVRNQIAETKGIKVGDEMLDYVLDQVVQIFHHSANVEEIFVEDVELRRKMATVFKKHMALDAEIDSEVRAQLRHVSEGSRTWEVEYARVMEQVKRKKGVS, from the coding sequence ATGGCGCCCGTTCCGCGCCGGGTAAAAGAAGGGTACTGTGCCAGGATGCGTTTATTTAGCGGGCGGGTGGCGCCCATCGCGGCCGAAGTCGTTCGCATTCTTATTGCGGCGGGTGACATCGAAACCGAATCACCGAAAGAGGTACAAGCCGACGTCGAGGCAGTGCTTCGGAGTTACTTGGCGGCGGAGCGCGACGTAAACGACCGCACCAAGGAGCTTCTCGAGCGCACAGGGCGTTCGATGAACGACTTTGGCCGCGTCCGCAATCAAATCGCCGAGACCAAAGGTATCAAAGTCGGCGATGAGATGCTCGATTACGTATTGGACCAGGTCGTCCAAATATTTCACCACTCCGCAAACGTAGAAGAAATTTTCGTTGAAGACGTAGAGCTGCGCCGCAAGATGGCGACGGTGTTCAAAAAGCACATGGCCCTCGATGCCGAAATCGACAGCGAGGTTCGCGCTCAATTGCGGCACGTCAGTGAGGGCTCACGCACGTGGGAAGTCGAATATGCGCGGGTCATGGAGCAGGTGAAGCGAAAGAAGGGAGTCTCGTAA
- a CDS encoding YicC family protein, producing MRSMTGFGAGDHPLGAGRLGVEIRALNHRFLDVRVRVARELGDLAGFVEQLARERMTRGRFEVTVRVDGIGLGLTTLDRERAKSAYRSLCELRDEIAPGTEVPLSLLGSIPDLFVSSVEREIDKTKEATRLAFDRAVISLDEMREREGGALCADLAKRLAAVRELTSTVGVRAPDLLEEHRKRLRERTDRLRGTMDLQIDAGRLEAEVVLFAERVDISEELTRLLSHCEQFLALLDEKSCGRRLDFLLQEMVREANTAGAKSPDAQIAHAIVEMKAELERMREQVQNVE from the coding sequence ATGCGAAGCATGACCGGCTTCGGCGCAGGGGATCACCCTCTGGGGGCCGGGCGGCTCGGGGTGGAAATTCGCGCCCTGAATCACCGTTTCCTGGATGTACGTGTCCGCGTGGCACGCGAACTGGGGGATCTCGCCGGATTCGTGGAACAGCTCGCCCGCGAGCGGATGACGCGCGGTCGCTTCGAGGTGACGGTACGCGTCGACGGCATCGGGCTGGGCCTCACCACCCTGGACCGCGAGCGCGCCAAAAGCGCCTACCGATCGTTGTGCGAGCTGCGCGATGAAATCGCGCCCGGGACGGAGGTTCCGCTTTCACTCCTCGGCTCCATTCCGGATCTCTTCGTCTCGTCCGTAGAGCGCGAGATCGACAAGACCAAAGAGGCCACCCGCCTGGCCTTCGACCGCGCCGTCATTTCCCTGGATGAAATGCGCGAGCGCGAGGGCGGCGCTTTGTGCGCCGACTTGGCCAAGCGTTTGGCCGCGGTGCGGGAGCTCACCTCCACGGTGGGCGTTCGCGCGCCGGATTTGCTGGAAGAGCACCGCAAGCGCCTGCGCGAACGCACGGATCGACTGCGCGGCACCATGGATCTGCAAATCGACGCGGGCCGCCTCGAGGCGGAAGTGGTGCTGTTCGCCGAGCGGGTGGACATTTCCGAGGAGCTCACGCGCCTTTTGAGCCACTGCGAGCAATTCCTCGCGCTGCTGGACGAAAAATCGTGCGGCCGCCGGCTCGATTTCCTCTTGCAGGAAATGGTGCGGGAAGCGAATACGGCGGGCGCCAAGAGTCCCGACGCCCAAATTGCCCACGCCATTGTCGAAATGAAGGCCGAGCTCGAGCGAATGCGCGAGCAGGTCCAAAATGTGGAGTGA
- the gmk gene encoding guanylate kinase, producing MLPDEFLLLILSSPSGAGKTTLARKLLELFPDLRFSISHTTRKPRANEVDGRDYHFVDRTEFERLVTDHKFVEWAEVHGNLYGTCLHEIENARAAGCTGMIFDIDYQGARQIRAKLPDVTGVFILPPSMAELERRLRGRASETEDVVQRRFKAARREIEHYALFDYVLVNDDFESAFATLRGILLAERARRERKAHVAESLLRS from the coding sequence ATGTTACCGGATGAATTTTTGCTCCTTATCTTGTCGTCGCCCAGCGGCGCAGGAAAAACCACGCTTGCCCGCAAGCTTCTCGAACTCTTCCCCGATCTGCGATTCAGCATTTCCCATACGACCCGCAAGCCGAGGGCCAACGAGGTCGATGGTCGGGATTACCACTTCGTCGACCGCACCGAGTTCGAGCGCCTGGTGACGGACCACAAGTTCGTCGAGTGGGCCGAGGTGCATGGGAACCTTTACGGGACGTGCCTGCACGAGATCGAGAACGCCCGGGCGGCCGGCTGCACCGGCATGATTTTCGACATCGACTACCAGGGCGCGCGTCAAATCCGGGCCAAACTGCCCGATGTCACCGGCGTGTTCATTCTTCCGCCATCGATGGCGGAACTCGAACGGCGCCTGCGCGGCCGCGCGAGCGAGACGGAGGATGTCGTTCAGCGCCGGTTCAAGGCCGCCCGCCGGGAAATCGAGCACTACGCGCTCTTCGACTACGTGCTGGTGAACGACGATTTCGAATCGGCCTTCGCGACCTTGCGCGGTATCTTGCTCGCCGAGCGGGCCCGTCGCGAACGCAAAGCGCACGTGGCGGAGTCGCTCCTGAGGAGCTAG
- a CDS encoding PfkB family carbohydrate kinase has product MAFDTLEMPYGTFEYVVGGAATFSSIAASLLTHGVRIVGIVGEDFPQDYLDFLRKREIDTLGVEQVPGKSFFWRGRYSADLASRETLDTQLNVFANFQPKIPESHRSTPYVLLGNIHPQLQLDVLDQVEKPKLVAADTMNFWISGESATLNKLLGRTDLLIINDEEARQLSGIDNIVRAAADIRKRGPSRLIIKRGEFGSLLFDEAGTFFCPGYPLEEVRDPTGAGDTFAGGLLGYVARHGDTSALTLRRAMFFGSALASFCVEDVGTTRIGKVTRSELDARIQAFARLVDYGGSLALPAEESR; this is encoded by the coding sequence ATGGCGTTCGACACGCTGGAAATGCCCTACGGTACGTTCGAATACGTCGTCGGTGGCGCGGCCACCTTCTCGTCGATTGCGGCCTCGCTCTTGACGCACGGCGTGCGCATCGTGGGCATCGTCGGGGAAGACTTCCCGCAGGACTATCTGGACTTTCTGCGCAAGCGCGAGATCGACACCTTGGGCGTCGAGCAGGTCCCCGGAAAGAGCTTTTTCTGGCGCGGCCGCTACTCCGCCGACCTCGCAAGCCGCGAGACCTTGGACACGCAGCTCAACGTGTTCGCCAATTTCCAGCCGAAGATTCCCGAATCGCATCGCTCCACGCCGTACGTGCTGCTCGGCAACATCCACCCGCAGCTCCAGCTCGACGTGCTCGACCAGGTGGAAAAGCCCAAGTTGGTCGCCGCCGACACGATGAACTTCTGGATCTCCGGCGAGTCGGCCACGTTGAACAAGCTGCTCGGCCGCACCGACCTGCTCATCATCAACGACGAAGAGGCGCGGCAGCTTTCGGGCATCGACAACATCGTGCGCGCGGCCGCTGACATTCGGAAGCGCGGGCCGTCGCGGCTCATCATCAAGCGCGGTGAGTTCGGCTCGCTCCTCTTCGACGAGGCGGGTACCTTCTTCTGCCCGGGCTACCCGCTCGAAGAAGTGCGCGACCCCACGGGCGCGGGCGACACGTTCGCGGGCGGCCTCCTCGGTTACGTGGCGCGCCATGGCGACACGTCCGCGCTCACCCTTCGCCGCGCCATGTTCTTTGGCTCGGCCCTCGCATCGTTTTGCGTGGAGGACGTCGGCACGACGCGCATCGGCAAGGTGACGCGTTCGGAGCTCGACGCACGGATTCAGGCGTTCGCGCGCCTCGTCGATTACGGCGGTAGCTTGGCCCTTCCCGCGGAGGAGAGTCGATGA
- the hisIE gene encoding bifunctional phosphoribosyl-AMP cyclohydrolase/phosphoribosyl-ATP diphosphatase HisIE: MTFDPEKLDFEKGGGLVTVVAQGAKDGAVLMVAFADREAVTRTLETGYLHFFSRKRGLWKKGETSGNTLRVVELLSDCDADAIVARVEPAGPACHTGSTTCFGEPEADAIRTLERVIAQRAAEPEKTEGKPSYTRRLLGDRNLRLKKLGEETSELVVALADGNKAAATEEAADVVYHVMVALHAAGVDWNDVLEVLRQRAR; encoded by the coding sequence ATGACGTTCGATCCGGAGAAGCTCGATTTCGAAAAGGGCGGCGGGCTGGTCACCGTGGTCGCGCAAGGTGCGAAGGATGGCGCCGTGCTCATGGTGGCCTTTGCCGATCGCGAGGCGGTCACGCGCACCTTGGAAACGGGGTATCTGCACTTCTTCTCGCGCAAGCGCGGCCTCTGGAAGAAGGGGGAGACCAGCGGCAACACGCTCCGCGTCGTGGAGCTGCTCTCGGACTGCGATGCCGACGCCATCGTCGCGCGCGTGGAGCCCGCCGGGCCGGCCTGCCATACGGGTTCGACCACGTGCTTCGGCGAGCCCGAAGCGGATGCGATTCGCACCTTGGAGCGCGTGATCGCACAGCGCGCTGCGGAGCCGGAAAAGACGGAGGGCAAGCCCTCGTACACGCGCCGGTTGCTGGGCGATCGCAATCTCCGTCTGAAGAAGCTCGGCGAGGAGACCAGCGAGCTCGTGGTGGCGTTGGCCGACGGCAACAAGGCCGCTGCGACCGAGGAAGCGGCCGACGTGGTCTATCACGTGATGGTGGCGCTCCACGCCGCCGGCGTCGACTGGAACGACGTCCTCGAGGTTCTGCGCCAGCGGGCGCGGTGA
- the hisF gene encoding imidazole glycerol phosphate synthase subunit HisF → MSAKLRRVVVCLDVDAGRVKKGVRFESLRDVGCPVELAARYEAEGADEIVLLDVSATVEGRATLFDVVRRTAERLFIPLTMGGGVRTVEDFERALRAGADKVGINSAAVADPELITRASERFGAQCVVLSIDARKNDAFPSGYNVVTHGGRKPTDLDAIAWAKRGVELGAGEILLTSIDRDGVRSGYDLELTRAVVRAVTVPVVASGGAGNAEHVASAFADAGADAALVAGILHDGETTVGAIKSVVRGAGIEVRA, encoded by the coding sequence GTGAGCGCAAAACTGAGACGCGTGGTCGTCTGCTTGGACGTCGATGCCGGAAGGGTCAAAAAAGGGGTGCGCTTCGAGAGCTTGCGCGACGTGGGATGCCCCGTCGAGCTGGCCGCGCGCTACGAGGCCGAGGGCGCCGATGAAATCGTGCTGCTCGACGTGTCGGCCACCGTCGAAGGGCGGGCCACGCTGTTCGACGTCGTTCGCCGCACGGCGGAGCGGCTCTTCATCCCGCTCACCATGGGCGGTGGCGTGCGCACGGTGGAAGACTTCGAGCGCGCGCTTCGTGCGGGCGCGGACAAGGTCGGCATCAATTCGGCGGCGGTGGCCGATCCCGAATTGATCACGCGCGCCTCGGAGCGATTCGGTGCGCAATGCGTGGTGCTCAGCATCGATGCGAGGAAAAATGATGCCTTTCCCTCGGGCTACAACGTCGTCACGCACGGCGGACGCAAGCCAACGGATCTCGACGCCATCGCCTGGGCCAAGCGCGGGGTGGAGCTCGGGGCAGGGGAGATCCTGCTGACATCGATCGATCGAGACGGCGTTCGCTCCGGCTACGATCTCGAGCTCACGCGCGCCGTGGTGCGTGCGGTGACCGTGCCCGTGGTGGCCTCGGGCGGCGCCGGAAACGCGGAGCACGTGGCGAGCGCGTTTGCCGACGCCGGGGCCGATGCGGCGCTCGTCGCGGGGATTTTGCACGATGGAGAGACCACCGTGGGGGCCATCAAGAGCGTCGTTCGCGGCGCGGGAATCGAGGTGCGCGCATGA
- a CDS encoding imidazoleglycerol-phosphate dehydratase, with product MKRIVRESKETQIEIRIGLARGKALSGGVSVSTTLPFYDHMLSTLARYAGLELTLRAKGDLRHHIMEDVALALGHAVRSVAPKSATRYGEKTIPMDDALVQAVIDVGGRAFFVGKLPSRLYTHVLRSFSDALQATLHVRVLRGKDKHHIIEAGFKATGLALRQALSETEGGIFSTKGQVLLTEEDIADVAGGDS from the coding sequence GTGAAACGCATCGTTCGTGAGAGCAAAGAAACGCAAATCGAGATCCGCATCGGCCTGGCCCGCGGAAAAGCGCTGAGCGGCGGCGTCTCGGTGTCGACCACCCTGCCGTTTTACGACCATATGCTGTCCACCCTCGCGCGCTACGCAGGCCTCGAGCTCACACTGCGCGCCAAGGGCGATCTGCGGCACCATATCATGGAGGACGTGGCGCTGGCACTGGGCCACGCCGTGCGCAGCGTGGCGCCCAAGAGCGCCACACGGTACGGGGAAAAGACCATCCCGATGGACGATGCGCTGGTCCAAGCGGTCATCGACGTCGGCGGGCGCGCCTTCTTCGTGGGCAAGCTGCCGAGTCGCTTGTACACGCACGTGCTGCGCTCCTTTTCCGATGCGCTGCAGGCCACGCTCCACGTGCGCGTGCTGCGGGGCAAGGACAAGCACCACATCATCGAGGCCGGCTTCAAGGCCACCGGGCTCGCGCTGCGTCAAGCGCTGAGCGAGACCGAGGGCGGGATCTTCAGCACCAAAGGGCAAGTCCTTCTGACCGAGGAAGACATCGCGGACGTCGCGGGAGGTGATTCGTGA
- the hisA gene encoding 1-(5-phosphoribosyl)-5-[(5-phosphoribosylamino)methylideneamino]imidazole-4-carboxamide isomerase, translated as MMALPAVDLREGKCVQLVGGDYDRERVRIDDPLSQARAFRDMGFSWLHVVDLDAATGRGENLGWIERLIRESGLRVQVGGGVRTLERAAHLFDVGAERVIVGTRAIEDTAFREAVVNAFPGKVLIAADVREREVVTRGWAARTGLRITDLAKELDPLPIGGILVTAVHLEGALGGADAELCRELAQVTRVPIFASGGVTTLDDLARIRDAGGAGAVIGMALYTGTLDGHAVAREYGQ; from the coding sequence ATGATGGCGCTGCCGGCCGTAGACCTGCGCGAAGGCAAATGCGTTCAACTCGTGGGCGGCGACTACGATCGCGAGCGCGTCCGCATCGACGACCCCTTGTCCCAGGCCCGCGCCTTCCGCGACATGGGATTCTCCTGGCTGCACGTGGTGGACCTCGACGCCGCCACCGGGCGGGGTGAAAACCTCGGCTGGATCGAGCGGCTCATTCGCGAATCGGGGCTGCGCGTCCAAGTCGGCGGCGGCGTGCGCACACTCGAACGCGCCGCGCATCTGTTCGACGTTGGCGCGGAGCGGGTCATCGTGGGCACGCGGGCCATCGAAGACACCGCGTTCCGCGAAGCGGTGGTGAACGCCTTTCCCGGCAAGGTGCTCATCGCCGCCGACGTGCGCGAGCGCGAGGTGGTGACCCGCGGCTGGGCGGCCCGCACCGGACTTCGCATCACAGATCTCGCCAAGGAGCTCGACCCCTTGCCCATCGGCGGCATCCTGGTGACGGCGGTGCATCTCGAGGGGGCCCTCGGCGGCGCCGACGCGGAGCTTTGCCGCGAGCTCGCGCAGGTCACTCGCGTGCCCATCTTCGCATCGGGCGGCGTCACCACGTTGGACGACCTCGCGCGCATCCGCGACGCCGGCGGCGCGGGCGCCGTCATCGGCATGGCCCTTTACACGGGCACCTTGGATGGGCACGCCGTGGCCCGGGAGTACGGTCAGTGA
- the hisH gene encoding imidazole glycerol phosphate synthase subunit HisH — MRVTLLDLGIGNLHSLGKALAQVVPGSTVSVETDASRALQTDLLVLPGVGAFSAAASRLATARASVRAAIDGGLPCLGICIGMQLMFDASDEGPGEGLSVFAGRVTRLTTARAPHMGWSPIRPSADAPAWVARGARGVYYAHSFACRPVDASVVLASTDLDGDSFPAIVKKGRVGGCQFHPEKSSSDGLALLGAIAQELTS, encoded by the coding sequence GTGCGTGTAACGCTGCTCGATTTGGGCATCGGCAATTTGCATTCGCTGGGCAAGGCACTCGCCCAGGTCGTTCCCGGGTCGACCGTCTCCGTCGAGACCGACGCCTCGCGCGCCCTCCAGACGGACCTTCTCGTCCTGCCCGGGGTCGGCGCCTTCTCCGCCGCCGCCTCGCGGCTCGCCACCGCGCGGGCGAGCGTGCGCGCGGCCATCGACGGCGGCCTCCCGTGCCTAGGCATCTGCATCGGCATGCAGCTCATGTTCGATGCGAGCGACGAAGGCCCCGGCGAAGGCCTCTCCGTCTTCGCAGGAAGGGTCACCCGCCTCACCACGGCGCGTGCGCCGCACATGGGATGGAGCCCCATCCGCCCCTCGGCCGACGCCCCCGCATGGGTCGCACGTGGCGCGCGCGGCGTGTACTACGCGCACTCGTTTGCATGCCGTCCCGTGGACGCGAGCGTCGTGCTGGCCAGCACGGACCTCGACGGCGACAGCTTCCCGGCCATCGTCAAAAAAGGGCGCGTGGGCGGTTGCCAGTTCCACCCGGAAAAAAGCTCGTCCGACGGCCTGGCCCTTCTCGGGGCCATCGCGCAGGAGCTCACGTCATGA
- a CDS encoding histidinol-phosphate aminotransferase family protein, protein MTRSAENVVRPGIAAMKLYSSNREPCAIDLSDNTNQRGAPPSARTLVPEANVDLFARYPNHYAADLKRAIAAHLGVGTDEIVTGCGSDDVLDSAIRAFAKPGGAIAYQDPTFVMIPYCGQVNDLALRPVPLLGPERGWDVDADELLAQRACITYVCSPNNPTGTRASNEAIERIVAEAEGVVLLDEAYIEYCGGSFVRRAKDAGRLLVVRTFSKAFGLAGARVGYAVGAPELVAAVEISRGPYKVTQLAERVTVSALENDSAWVEGGIREVIDARARFVAFLERLGLKPIPSEANFVLVPVKDAATQTKALRERGVAVRPFPKLPGFGDAVRISVAHWELMERALPSFEEVLSCV, encoded by the coding sequence ATGACGCGTTCTGCAGAAAATGTCGTGCGGCCGGGCATCGCCGCGATGAAGCTTTACTCGTCGAACCGTGAGCCCTGCGCGATCGACCTTTCCGACAACACCAACCAGCGCGGCGCCCCGCCGAGTGCGCGCACCCTGGTGCCGGAAGCGAACGTCGACCTTTTCGCGCGCTACCCGAATCACTATGCGGCGGATTTGAAGCGCGCCATCGCCGCGCACCTCGGCGTGGGCACGGACGAAATCGTCACCGGCTGCGGAAGCGACGACGTTCTCGATTCGGCCATCCGCGCCTTCGCCAAGCCGGGCGGTGCCATCGCGTACCAAGATCCCACCTTCGTCATGATTCCCTACTGCGGCCAGGTGAACGATCTCGCGCTGCGACCGGTGCCGTTGCTCGGCCCCGAGCGCGGTTGGGACGTGGACGCCGATGAGCTGCTCGCGCAACGCGCATGCATCACCTACGTATGCTCGCCAAACAACCCGACGGGCACGCGCGCATCGAACGAGGCCATCGAGCGCATCGTGGCCGAGGCCGAGGGCGTCGTGCTCCTCGACGAAGCATACATCGAATACTGCGGCGGCTCGTTCGTGCGGCGCGCCAAGGACGCCGGGCGCCTCTTGGTCGTTCGCACCTTCTCCAAGGCGTTCGGCCTCGCCGGTGCGCGCGTGGGTTACGCGGTCGGTGCGCCCGAGCTGGTGGCCGCCGTAGAGATCTCGCGCGGGCCCTACAAGGTCACGCAATTGGCGGAGCGGGTCACCGTCTCTGCGCTCGAAAACGACAGCGCGTGGGTCGAAGGCGGCATCCGCGAGGTGATCGACGCGCGCGCCCGCTTCGTGGCGTTTCTCGAGCGACTCGGCCTGAAGCCCATTCCGTCGGAGGCCAATTTCGTCTTGGTTCCGGTGAAGGACGCCGCGACCCAGACCAAGGCGCTGCGCGAGCGCGGCGTGGCCGTGCGTCCGTTCCCGAAGCTACCCGGCTTCGGCGACGCGGTTCGCATTTCCGTTGCACACTGGGAACTCATGGAGCGTGCGCTCCCGTCGTTCGAGGAGGTGCTGTCGTGCGTGTAA
- the hisD gene encoding histidinol dehydrogenase: MSNALSVRFTGPLRALPATARREIVERARSQEDVAVTRVVGQILARVKREGDAALVALARELDRADLTKLEVPREALEEARNAIDPEVRRALERTRANLETVHGAFIPRVIEIESEPGILVGRRPDPLAAVGVYAPGGRAAYPSSVLMGVVPARVAGVPEIVVCSPPGKNGLPSQVVLAAAAIGGATRVFAIGGAQAIAALAFGTESVPRVDRIVGPGNAYVAEAKRQIAGNVGIDAPAGPSEILVIGDDTANPEHVARELAAQAEHDPEASCVALVVGDALAAQVSEALTRVVVDRGEVVSASLSSRGAVLSIESLEEAWPFAADYAAEHLMLLVREPQATLPKIRHAGTVFLGDGSSVAFGDYMTGANHVLPTAGAGRSFSGLSTLDFVRFTTYQTVTREAAARMAGDVAVLAEAEGLRNHAAAAAAFSLPGAGGSR; encoded by the coding sequence ATGAGCAATGCGCTTTCCGTTCGATTCACCGGTCCGTTGAGAGCCCTTCCAGCAACCGCGCGCCGCGAGATCGTCGAGCGTGCCCGCTCCCAGGAGGACGTGGCCGTCACCCGCGTGGTGGGCCAAATCTTGGCGCGCGTGAAACGCGAAGGCGACGCCGCGTTGGTGGCCCTCGCGCGCGAACTCGATCGGGCCGATTTGACCAAGCTCGAAGTGCCGCGCGAGGCCTTGGAGGAAGCGCGCAACGCGATCGATCCCGAGGTGCGGCGCGCGCTGGAGCGAACGCGGGCCAACCTCGAAACCGTGCATGGTGCATTCATTCCGCGGGTCATCGAGATCGAGAGCGAGCCCGGCATCCTCGTGGGCCGCCGTCCCGATCCGCTGGCGGCCGTCGGCGTGTACGCGCCGGGCGGACGCGCCGCGTACCCGAGCAGCGTGCTCATGGGCGTGGTTCCCGCGCGCGTGGCCGGCGTCCCGGAGATCGTCGTCTGCTCGCCGCCGGGCAAAAATGGGCTCCCGTCGCAGGTCGTGCTGGCCGCGGCCGCGATTGGCGGCGCGACCCGCGTGTTTGCCATCGGAGGCGCCCAGGCCATTGCCGCGCTGGCCTTCGGCACCGAGAGCGTGCCACGCGTCGACCGCATCGTGGGCCCGGGCAATGCGTACGTCGCCGAGGCAAAGCGGCAGATCGCGGGCAACGTCGGCATCGATGCGCCGGCGGGGCCGAGCGAGATCCTGGTCATCGGCGACGACACCGCGAACCCCGAGCATGTCGCCCGCGAGCTCGCGGCGCAGGCCGAGCACGATCCCGAGGCGAGCTGCGTGGCACTCGTCGTCGGTGACGCGCTCGCAGCGCAGGTGAGCGAGGCGCTGACCCGGGTCGTCGTCGATCGCGGCGAGGTGGTCTCCGCGTCCTTGAGTTCGCGCGGTGCGGTGCTCTCCATCGAGTCGCTCGAGGAGGCGTGGCCCTTCGCGGCGGATTACGCGGCCGAGCACTTGATGCTCTTGGTCCGTGAGCCCCAGGCCACGCTGCCCAAGATTCGCCACGCGGGCACCGTGTTTCTCGGCGACGGCTCGTCGGTGGCATTTGGCGACTACATGACGGGGGCCAACCACGTGCTTCCCACCGCGGGCGCCGGGCGCAGCTTCTCCGGCCTGTCCACCCTCGATTTCGTGCGCTTCACCACGTACCAAACCGTCACCCGCGAGGCGGCAGCCCGCATGGCCGGTGATGTGGCCGTCCTCGCCGAGGCCGAGGGCTTGCGCAACCACGCGGCCGCCGCCGCGGCCTTTTCACTCCCCGGAGCCGGAGGCTCGAGATGA
- the hisG gene encoding ATP phosphoribosyltransferase, with protein MLKIALPNKGRLVEDIRDVLRDAGLKVRAGNERALVASMGDEFSALFVRASDIPEFVADGAADAGITGWDCVGESGRELDSLVDLKIGRCRLVVALHPRPGGPSTLDEIPNGARVATSFPRLAEGFFRERQRTVQLVPVSGAAEVAPHLGIADAIVDLVSTGSTLRVNGLVEAGTVLESSARLIARPRAELPEDVAAALDDLALALSSVVRAREQRYLMANVPRDRLDSVRDVLPGISGPTIIEVRGGSDDFVAVHAVVPENQVYRIVSRLKGLGCQGILVTRIERLVP; from the coding sequence ATGCTCAAGATTGCTCTGCCGAACAAAGGTCGTCTCGTCGAAGATATCCGCGATGTATTGCGCGATGCCGGGTTGAAGGTGCGCGCTGGCAACGAGCGCGCCCTGGTCGCCTCCATGGGCGACGAGTTTTCCGCGCTGTTCGTCCGCGCCTCGGACATCCCCGAGTTCGTCGCCGATGGTGCTGCCGACGCGGGCATCACCGGTTGGGACTGCGTCGGTGAATCCGGGCGCGAGCTCGACTCGTTGGTCGATCTCAAGATCGGGCGCTGCCGCCTCGTCGTGGCCTTGCACCCGCGTCCCGGTGGCCCCTCGACGCTCGACGAAATCCCCAACGGCGCGCGCGTGGCCACCTCGTTCCCGCGCCTCGCAGAGGGCTTCTTTCGCGAGAGGCAGCGCACCGTGCAATTGGTCCCCGTGAGCGGTGCGGCCGAGGTTGCACCGCACCTCGGCATCGCCGACGCCATCGTCGATCTCGTGTCGACGGGCAGCACCTTGCGGGTCAACGGCCTGGTCGAGGCGGGCACCGTGCTCGAATCGTCCGCGCGCCTGATTGCACGTCCGCGCGCGGAGTTGCCCGAGGACGTGGCCGCCGCCCTCGACGATCTCGCGCTGGCGCTCTCCAGTGTGGTCCGCGCGCGCGAGCAGCGTTACCTCATGGCCAACGTACCGCGTGACCGCCTCGACAGCGTGCGGGACGTGCTCCCGGGCATCTCGGGCCCCACCATCATCGAGGTGCGTGGCGGCAGCGACGACTTCGTCGCCGTGCACGCCGTCGTGCCGGAAAATCAAGTGTACCGTATCGTGTCGCGGCTGAAGGGGCTCGGCTGCCAAGGCATCCTCGTCACCCGCATCGAGAGGCTCGTACCATGA
- a CDS encoding Mov34/MPN/PAD-1 family protein — translation MADDTPWINGNLVIDKAILDDVFAHAREAYARDEESCGLLFGPAAEPLAVGRTLRMENRANKLHKLDPETYPRTGRMYFDIDPMKFERAVREGKTQGAPAKVLYHSHLDVGAYFSETDAQAATMGGDSPTYDLAYLVTSVRNGEIDDAKLFIWDPASKTFVASTYTVRG, via the coding sequence ATGGCGGACGATACCCCGTGGATAAACGGCAATTTGGTCATCGATAAAGCGATATTGGACGACGTGTTCGCGCACGCCCGCGAGGCGTACGCGCGCGACGAGGAGAGCTGCGGCCTGCTCTTCGGCCCCGCCGCCGAGCCGCTCGCCGTCGGGCGCACGTTGCGCATGGAAAATCGAGCCAACAAGCTGCACAAGCTGGATCCCGAGACGTACCCGCGCACCGGGCGCATGTACTTCGATATCGACCCGATGAAGTTCGAGCGTGCGGTGCGCGAAGGCAAGACGCAGGGCGCGCCCGCGAAGGTGCTCTACCATTCGCACCTCGACGTCGGGGCCTACTTCTCCGAGACGGATGCGCAGGCGGCCACCATGGGCGGAGATAGCCCGACGTACGACTTGGCCTACCTGGTCACGAGTGTCCGAAACGGCGAGATCGACGACGCGAAGCTCTTCATCTGGGATCCGGCATCGAAGACGTTCGTGGCCTCCACGTACACGGTCAGGGGGTGA